One Candidatus Uhrbacteria bacterium CG10_big_fil_rev_8_21_14_0_10_50_16 genomic region harbors:
- a CDS encoding serine--tRNA ligase encodes MDLKFLQEHGDVVEANNARRGARIDISIAQGLISQRVEEMGRVEALRQEGNEIAARIPFAADQDKPTLIEKGKQIRTHVKEQEVQLKEIETALAQELKQYPNILRDDVPDGTDESANELVQTVSEPTTFTFTPKDHLELGEALGIIDVERAAKVSGARFVYLLGDGARMQFALLNYAMDTLVKEQFVPALTPHMIKTEMMDAMGYLSHGGEDEIYHLKNDDLVLIGTSEQSVGPMHSGEILAAEKLPMRYVGYSPCYRREAGSYGKDVRGILRVHQFDKIEMFSYADPENSDQEHEFLLSMQTRLMNGLGLPYRVMKLCAMDTGTPSARTYDIETWMPAQGAYRETHSTSNTTDFQTRRLQTRVKKDGKTQFVHALNGTAFAIGRILIAILENNQQEDGTIKIPEVLRPYMGGQEVITSRL; translated from the coding sequence ATCGATTTAAAGTTTCTTCAGGAGCATGGAGATGTTGTGGAGGCCAATAACGCGCGCCGAGGTGCGCGTATTGATATCTCTATCGCACAGGGACTCATTAGCCAGCGTGTAGAAGAAATGGGTCGAGTTGAAGCACTACGTCAAGAAGGGAATGAAATTGCAGCCAGGATTCCCTTTGCAGCGGATCAAGATAAACCGACACTGATTGAAAAAGGAAAACAGATTCGAACACACGTAAAAGAACAGGAGGTTCAACTAAAAGAGATTGAAACAGCGTTAGCGCAAGAGCTCAAGCAATACCCAAATATTTTGCGTGACGATGTTCCAGATGGTACAGATGAATCAGCAAATGAACTCGTACAAACCGTTAGTGAACCAACGACGTTTACCTTTACACCAAAAGATCACCTGGAGCTTGGGGAGGCTCTTGGTATTATTGACGTAGAACGAGCGGCAAAAGTGTCCGGCGCGCGTTTTGTCTATTTGCTAGGAGATGGGGCTCGCATGCAGTTTGCGCTCTTGAACTATGCAATGGATACGTTAGTAAAGGAACAATTTGTGCCAGCGCTGACTCCGCACATGATCAAGACGGAAATGATGGATGCTATGGGTTATCTAAGTCATGGTGGGGAAGACGAGATCTATCATCTAAAGAATGATGACCTCGTTCTTATTGGAACGTCTGAACAATCGGTGGGGCCAATGCATAGCGGGGAAATCCTTGCGGCAGAAAAGTTACCTATGCGATACGTAGGTTACTCTCCTTGTTACCGGAGAGAGGCGGGTAGCTATGGAAAAGATGTGCGCGGAATTTTGCGCGTGCATCAATTTGATAAGATCGAGATGTTTTCCTACGCGGACCCAGAAAATTCTGATCAGGAACATGAGTTTTTGCTCTCTATGCAAACACGACTTATGAATGGTCTTGGTTTGCCGTACCGTGTCATGAAGCTCTGTGCGATGGACACTGGCACACCTTCTGCTCGTACGTATGATATTGAGACATGGATGCCAGCACAGGGCGCATACCGAGAAACACATTCCACTTCTAACACAACGGATTTTCAAACGCGGCGTCTTCAGACACGTGTTAAGAAAGATGGGAAGACACAGTTTGTCCATGCGCTTAATGGAACGGCCTTTGCCATTGGTCGAATATTGATTGCAATTTTGGAGAATAATCAACAAGAGGACGGAACTATTAAAATTCCAGAAGTTCTGCGGCCCTATATGGGTGGACAAGAGGTTATTACCTCTCGGTTGTAG
- a CDS encoding RNA 2',3'-cyclic phosphodiesterase: protein MARLFLALNIGESAIPSFRVIQETLRRAIRDERVCWVPEQQFHITLQYLGDVSEDSTTQLVQALQMLQLPPISFTTWSLELLPHTNTPFSLTMRLADLTSAAFQTYTALSFVLNDLSLSAVVRPWRPHITLARMRSETRPFALDLKTIHSPQFTFWAHSLTLFESIPGPEVRYVPLATIDLQQS from the coding sequence ATGGCTCGACTATTCCTAGCCCTCAACATCGGGGAGTCTGCAATTCCATCTTTTCGGGTTATTCAAGAAACGCTTAGGCGAGCAATACGAGACGAACGCGTGTGTTGGGTACCAGAACAGCAATTCCACATCACGCTTCAATATCTCGGAGACGTAAGTGAAGATTCTACAACGCAACTCGTACAGGCCTTGCAAATGTTACAGCTACCTCCGATCTCATTTACAACGTGGTCATTGGAGCTCCTGCCGCACACAAACACACCATTCTCTCTCACAATGAGACTTGCCGATCTTACGTCTGCCGCGTTTCAAACCTACACAGCGCTTTCTTTTGTTTTAAACGATCTTAGCCTGTCCGCAGTAGTCCGGCCTTGGAGACCCCACATCACACTTGCTCGCATGCGCTCCGAAACACGTCCATTCGCACTTGATCTTAAAACCATCCACAGCCCACAATTCACCTTTTGGGCGCATTCTCTCACGTTATTTGAATCCATCCCTGGTCCTGAGGTAAGATACGTCCCTCTTGCAACGATAGACCTTCAGCAATCATGA
- a CDS encoding type VI secretion system ATPase TssH codes for MLPNNFTTKSQEAIQRAHAFAVEQGQQQLEPLHLFYALVSNGDSVVVSLLQKLGCDLSLIRADIERELKALPRVTAPHAPQGQVFLAEALARTFQNAEQAAREFGDAYISTEHLFLGLIASSKAVGRILTAQGVTDASVFETLKALRGTTKIDSPDAEAGVDALEKYTINLTDLAREEKLDPVIGRDEEIRRVMQVLSRRIKNNPVLIGEAGTGKTAIVEALAQRIIANDVPESLAGKELISLDIGALVAGTKYRGEFEDRLKSIIREIDDASGKYILFVDELHTLVGAGASGEGGGLDAANILKPALARGQLKAVGATTLKEYQKYIEKDPALERRFQPIMVEEPDREDAIAILRGIKDKYELHHGIRITDAAIVSAVDLSQRYITDRFLPDKAVDLIDEAGSALRMDIDSMPEELNTLKNDMKRLEIEKAALELESDKKAKERLGIVDKEINELAESVNELELRWTAEKDQITSIRDLSKRIDALRAEAEIEERRGDLQKVAEIRYGRIPELEKEMYEHQERLKLLQTERGLLKEEVTEEDVARVVSNWTGVPVSKMLKSEMEKLSNMEDNLAHRVIGQGEAVHAVSNALRRSRAGISEENRPIGSFIFLGPTGVGKTELAKALAEFMFDDESSIVRVDMSEYMEKHSISKMIGSPPGYVGHDESGQLTEKIRRHPYSVVLFDEIEKAHPDVFNIMLQILDDGHVTDTKGRKINFKNTVIVMTSNIGSDIILDSGTRSTIGFNGESDTVADTATSRQDTELHEKIMHLIKQQFRPEFLNRIDDIIIFHSLGKKEIRKIVDLQVARVAERVELQGLTLEVSDKAKTYLADAGYDPLYGARPLKRVIQDQILNPLSMMIINQEVEEDHTIKIDVKTNALSFTVTKKKA; via the coding sequence ATGCTACCAAATAATTTCACAACAAAATCCCAGGAAGCGATTCAACGTGCGCATGCGTTTGCCGTGGAACAAGGACAACAGCAATTGGAGCCGTTGCATTTGTTTTATGCGCTTGTTTCTAACGGTGATAGCGTTGTTGTATCGTTGTTGCAAAAACTCGGATGCGATTTATCACTTATCCGCGCAGACATTGAGCGAGAGCTTAAGGCCCTTCCCCGTGTTACAGCACCACACGCGCCCCAAGGCCAGGTATTTTTGGCGGAAGCGCTTGCACGTACGTTTCAAAACGCAGAACAGGCGGCCCGAGAATTTGGCGACGCCTATATTTCTACCGAGCATCTCTTTCTTGGGTTGATTGCGTCAAGTAAAGCGGTTGGTCGTATTTTGACGGCGCAAGGGGTGACGGACGCGTCTGTTTTTGAAACATTAAAAGCGCTGCGTGGAACCACGAAGATTGATTCGCCAGACGCAGAGGCGGGTGTAGATGCGCTAGAAAAATATACCATCAACCTCACGGATCTTGCTCGGGAGGAAAAATTAGATCCCGTGATTGGCCGCGATGAAGAGATTCGACGCGTTATGCAGGTATTGTCACGTCGTATCAAAAATAATCCGGTGCTCATTGGAGAAGCAGGAACCGGAAAAACGGCCATCGTAGAGGCACTCGCACAACGCATTATTGCAAACGATGTTCCAGAAAGCCTTGCAGGGAAGGAATTGATCAGTTTAGACATTGGCGCACTTGTTGCGGGAACCAAGTATCGAGGAGAGTTTGAAGATCGATTAAAGTCGATTATCCGAGAAATTGACGACGCGTCCGGCAAGTATATTTTGTTTGTCGATGAGCTACATACTCTTGTGGGTGCTGGCGCCTCTGGCGAAGGTGGTGGATTAGACGCTGCAAATATTCTCAAACCCGCACTCGCACGCGGCCAACTTAAGGCGGTTGGTGCAACAACGCTGAAGGAGTATCAAAAATACATCGAGAAAGACCCAGCACTTGAGCGTCGATTCCAGCCAATCATGGTAGAGGAACCGGATCGTGAAGATGCGATTGCTATTTTGCGTGGTATTAAGGATAAGTATGAGCTCCATCATGGAATTCGTATTACAGACGCGGCGATCGTGTCGGCGGTTGATTTGTCGCAGCGCTATATTACAGATCGATTTTTGCCAGATAAAGCTGTTGATTTGATCGACGAGGCAGGTTCTGCTCTTCGTATGGATATCGACAGCATGCCGGAGGAGTTGAATACACTCAAAAATGACATGAAGCGTTTGGAGATTGAGAAGGCGGCATTGGAGTTGGAGAGTGATAAAAAAGCCAAGGAACGGCTCGGGATTGTGGATAAAGAGATCAACGAGCTTGCGGAAAGTGTGAATGAACTTGAATTGCGTTGGACGGCGGAGAAGGATCAGATTACATCTATTCGTGATTTGTCTAAGCGTATCGATGCATTGCGCGCCGAGGCGGAGATTGAGGAACGTCGAGGCGATTTGCAAAAAGTGGCCGAGATTCGCTATGGTCGCATTCCGGAACTTGAGAAAGAAATGTATGAGCACCAGGAGCGTCTTAAGCTATTGCAAACAGAGCGCGGGCTGCTTAAAGAGGAAGTAACAGAGGAAGATGTTGCACGCGTTGTGTCAAACTGGACGGGCGTACCTGTATCAAAAATGCTCAAAAGCGAAATGGAAAAGCTCTCCAACATGGAGGATAACCTGGCACATCGTGTGATTGGTCAGGGTGAGGCGGTGCATGCAGTCTCTAACGCATTGCGACGATCCCGTGCGGGAATCTCCGAGGAAAATAGGCCTATTGGAAGTTTTATCTTTTTGGGGCCGACGGGTGTTGGAAAAACGGAGCTGGCTAAGGCGCTTGCCGAGTTTATGTTTGACGACGAGTCGAGCATTGTACGCGTAGACATGTCGGAGTACATGGAGAAGCACTCCATCTCTAAGATGATTGGATCGCCTCCAGGGTATGTTGGACATGATGAATCTGGTCAGCTCACGGAGAAAATTCGTCGACACCCCTACTCTGTTGTGCTGTTTGATGAGATTGAGAAAGCTCATCCGGACGTTTTTAATATCATGTTGCAAATTTTGGATGATGGGCATGTAACGGACACCAAGGGGCGAAAGATCAACTTCAAAAACACCGTGATTGTCATGACGTCCAACATTGGATCAGACATTATTCTCGATTCCGGTACGCGTAGCACGATTGGCTTTAACGGAGAGAGCGACACAGTGGCAGATACGGCAACGTCACGTCAGGACACGGAATTGCACGAAAAAATCATGCACCTTATAAAACAGCAGTTCCGACCAGAATTTCTCAACCGAATCGACGACATTATTATTTTCCACTCACTCGGGAAAAAGGAGATTCGTAAAATCGTGGATCTGCAGGTTGCGCGCGTCGCAGAACGTGTAGAGTTACAGGGGCTGACGTTGGAAGTGAGCGATAAGGCAAAGACTTATTTGGCGGATGCAGGTTATGACCCGCTCTACGGTGCACGTCCGCTCAAACGCGTGATTCAAGACCAGATCCTAAACCCCCTCTCTATGATGATTATCAATCAGGAGGTAGAAGAAGATCACACTATTAAAATAGACGTTAAAACCAACGCACTATCATTCACGGTAACAAAAAAGAAGGCCTGA
- the def gene encoding peptide deformylase — MMFCMTVLTNPNPELRKKSLLVDEARFGTEELVAFGEELKGAMKEDNGIGIASPQVGVHDRIIVVDLDDTGPTVFVNPKIVSRSLSKISFEEGCLSVPGIYGMVERHKKVKVKARTIDGLPVTLELKNIMAVVFQHEIDHLDGILFIDKVTSFTHGGDVVV, encoded by the coding sequence ATGATGTTTTGTATGACCGTTCTCACTAACCCAAATCCAGAGTTACGCAAAAAATCTCTCCTCGTGGATGAGGCGCGTTTTGGTACCGAGGAACTTGTAGCCTTTGGCGAGGAATTGAAAGGGGCCATGAAGGAAGATAACGGCATTGGCATTGCCTCGCCGCAGGTAGGCGTTCATGACCGAATTATTGTCGTGGATTTGGACGACACGGGTCCTACGGTGTTTGTGAATCCAAAGATTGTCTCCAGATCACTCTCAAAAATATCATTTGAGGAGGGATGTTTGTCTGTGCCTGGGATTTATGGCATGGTGGAACGTCACAAAAAAGTAAAAGTTAAAGCGCGTACAATCGATGGCCTCCCCGTAACCTTGGAGCTTAAAAATATCATGGCGGTGGTGTTCCAACATGAAATTGATCATTTGGATGGCATTTTATTTATCGACAAAGTCACCTCCTTCACCCACGGTGGGGATGTGGTTGTTTAG
- a CDS encoding methionyl-tRNA formyltransferase, protein MVKIVYFGTPEVSTYGLQALVDDARFEVVAVVTQPPKPVGRSATIQTSPIHALAGTLGIRVLTPTKAKEIEPELTEIAADLHVVVAFGQILPQSIVDLPPYGTLNIHPSLLPRWRGAAPVPATILAGDTLTGVCIMVMDAKMDHGPILDVSELPVDSKTTQELLPELMNQGAQRLPDVANDWIQGILTPQDQDHEAATFCKMLSRDDARIDWQRGFAYTERQVRAYTPWPGTWTEVETPKGWQRIKILKAHVDATRDEAIVLTTTNGLTSIGQLVLDELQFESKTPALGTDVAKTQKGLTLQVR, encoded by the coding sequence ATGGTTAAAATCGTTTACTTCGGAACGCCGGAGGTATCAACTTACGGATTACAAGCGTTGGTGGACGACGCGCGTTTTGAGGTTGTCGCCGTTGTTACGCAGCCACCAAAACCTGTCGGTCGCAGCGCAACCATTCAAACATCACCCATCCATGCGCTTGCCGGTACACTTGGAATCCGTGTTCTCACCCCAACCAAGGCTAAGGAGATCGAGCCAGAGCTTACCGAGATTGCTGCCGACCTGCACGTAGTGGTGGCGTTTGGTCAGATTTTGCCGCAATCAATCGTCGACTTACCGCCGTATGGAACGCTCAATATCCACCCTTCCCTCCTCCCGCGTTGGCGAGGAGCAGCACCTGTGCCTGCGACCATTTTAGCGGGAGACACGCTTACAGGGGTGTGTATTATGGTCATGGACGCAAAGATGGATCACGGGCCCATTTTGGACGTGTCAGAGCTACCTGTGGACTCTAAAACAACCCAGGAATTGCTGCCAGAACTCATGAATCAGGGTGCGCAACGATTACCAGATGTTGCAAACGACTGGATTCAAGGAATCCTCACCCCACAAGACCAAGATCACGAGGCAGCCACGTTTTGCAAAATGCTCTCACGAGACGATGCACGTATTGACTGGCAACGAGGTTTTGCGTATACGGAACGTCAGGTGCGAGCCTACACGCCCTGGCCCGGTACATGGACGGAGGTAGAAACGCCAAAGGGTTGGCAGCGGATCAAAATCCTTAAGGCGCATGTAGATGCAACGCGCGACGAGGCGATTGTGCTCACAACCACAAATGGCCTTACGTCTATCGGTCAACTCGTATTAGATGAACTTCAATTTGAAAGCAAAACACCCGCCCTCGGGACGGATGTTGCAAAGACACAAAAGGGTCTTACACTTCAGGTTCGGTAA
- a CDS encoding 30S ribosomal protein S9, which yields MAEENKYIYGLGRRKCAIAQVRVYPKGKGAFTINGREMKDYLPVFTWQERVNLALDKAGLKDIADISVRVLGGGTRAQADAISLGIARALIKMDADLRATLKPEGLLSRDARVKERKKFGLKKARKAPQWSKR from the coding sequence ATGGCGGAAGAAAACAAGTATATTTACGGATTGGGACGTCGAAAGTGTGCGATTGCACAGGTACGCGTCTATCCAAAAGGAAAAGGAGCGTTTACGATCAATGGCCGAGAGATGAAGGATTATCTTCCTGTATTTACCTGGCAAGAACGTGTAAACCTCGCACTCGACAAGGCAGGATTGAAGGATATCGCAGATATCAGTGTCCGCGTCCTTGGAGGTGGAACCCGAGCCCAGGCAGATGCTATCTCGCTTGGAATCGCTCGTGCGCTTATCAAAATGGATGCGGATCTTCGTGCGACATTAAAGCCAGAAGGTTTGCTTTCACGAGATGCGCGTGTTAAAGAACGAAAGAAATTTGGACTCAAGAAGGCCCGCAAAGCCCCACAGTGGTCAAAGCGATAA
- a CDS encoding DUF378 domain-containing protein, with amino-acid sequence MVAWVLIIVGAINWGLVGGFGFNLVNWIFSFSEVVETIVYILVGVSGVYAVFTGCHGKK; translated from the coding sequence ATGGTCGCCTGGGTATTAATCATCGTTGGAGCTATTAACTGGGGTCTTGTTGGAGGCTTTGGATTTAACCTTGTTAACTGGATTTTCTCATTCAGTGAGGTTGTAGAAACGATCGTTTACATCCTTGTTGGAGTCTCTGGAGTGTACGCGGTATTTACGGGGTGTCACGGTAAAAAGTAG
- the rplM gene encoding 50S ribosomal protein L13 — MKTVERTTHTIDASGKAPGRLAAEISILLQGKNRTDYVPNWDKGEIVNVEHAKMMKITGNKMTDKIYYRHSGHPGGLKQQKLMDVFAADPGEVLRRAVLRMLPKNRLRTERMKRLTIK, encoded by the coding sequence ATGAAAACGGTAGAACGAACAACTCATACCATCGACGCCTCGGGAAAAGCTCCAGGTCGTCTTGCTGCAGAAATTTCCATCCTTCTACAAGGGAAGAATCGTACCGACTATGTCCCAAACTGGGATAAAGGCGAGATCGTAAATGTGGAACATGCAAAAATGATGAAGATCACTGGAAACAAGATGACGGATAAGATCTATTATCGTCACTCTGGACATCCAGGTGGACTCAAGCAGCAGAAACTTATGGACGTGTTCGCAGCAGATCCAGGAGAGGTCTTGCGACGCGCTGTATTGCGTATGCTGCCTAAGAATCGACTCCGCACGGAACGAATGAAACGATTGACCATCAAGTAA
- a CDS encoding glutamate--tRNA ligase, which yields MKERTRFAPSPTGLLHIGGVRTALYAYFLAKQSGGDFLLRIEDTDQARSVENGVENIIDTLHRLGLDPDEGVYRQGSSLSERGDFGPYVQSKRLTIYAKYAQQLIADGHAYRCFCDRDRLDAMRKEQQANKEQPKYDRHCLHASDAEIEQHLKVNTPHVIRLHVPEGKTVIHDIIRGDVTFDHKEIDDQVLLKTDGFPTYHLAVVVDDHLMEITTVIRGEEWLSSTPKHLMLYTMLGWEAPRFAHVPLLLNADRSKLSKRQGDVGAEQYLEKGYLAETLVNFIATLGFNPTGDREIYSLKELIDSFDLKKVNKGGAVVNFEKLDWMNKQYLQQMSGEGLAAHLQDFGLVLEPQQYRFAEIEKTRAVTLVDLVERVRDLLLPPDYEAALLVWKDSDAQDATEMLKAAIGYVRSYGDVHILSEFELSMKEWIKAQDLQTGAILWPMRIALSGNKVSPSPFELVYALGAEESLRRMEMAIVLLQGSR from the coding sequence ATGAAAGAACGTACACGCTTCGCTCCAAGCCCAACGGGTCTCTTGCATATTGGTGGTGTTCGTACCGCTCTGTATGCCTACTTTCTTGCAAAACAGTCAGGAGGGGATTTTTTATTACGTATTGAGGACACAGATCAAGCGCGTTCTGTGGAAAATGGTGTTGAGAATATCATCGATACCCTACATAGGCTTGGTCTTGACCCCGACGAAGGCGTCTACCGACAAGGGAGTTCTCTTTCCGAACGTGGGGACTTTGGACCGTACGTACAATCCAAACGTCTTACTATTTACGCAAAATACGCGCAGCAACTCATCGCGGACGGTCATGCCTATCGTTGCTTCTGTGATCGTGATCGACTTGATGCCATGCGAAAAGAACAGCAAGCGAATAAAGAGCAGCCTAAGTATGATCGGCACTGTCTCCATGCATCCGATGCAGAGATCGAGCAGCACCTTAAGGTTAATACGCCTCACGTTATCCGACTCCACGTTCCGGAAGGGAAAACAGTGATTCACGACATTATTCGTGGTGATGTTACGTTCGACCACAAGGAAATAGACGATCAAGTGCTCCTAAAAACCGACGGGTTTCCAACGTATCACCTGGCCGTTGTTGTCGATGATCACCTTATGGAGATTACGACCGTTATTCGTGGTGAGGAATGGCTTTCTTCAACACCCAAACATCTTATGCTCTATACGATGTTGGGTTGGGAGGCGCCTCGTTTTGCGCATGTACCACTCTTATTAAATGCTGATCGCTCAAAGTTGAGCAAACGACAAGGAGATGTTGGCGCGGAACAGTATCTAGAGAAGGGCTACCTGGCAGAAACGCTCGTGAACTTTATTGCAACACTTGGATTTAATCCAACAGGGGATAGAGAGATCTATTCCTTAAAAGAGCTTATTGACTCGTTCGACCTTAAAAAGGTGAATAAGGGCGGGGCAGTTGTAAACTTCGAGAAACTTGATTGGATGAACAAGCAGTATCTTCAACAAATGAGTGGGGAAGGGCTCGCTGCGCACCTGCAGGATTTTGGTCTCGTCCTGGAACCTCAACAATACCGTTTTGCTGAGATAGAAAAAACACGCGCAGTAACACTTGTCGATCTCGTTGAGCGCGTGCGCGACCTTCTTCTTCCTCCAGATTACGAAGCCGCTCTATTGGTCTGGAAGGATTCTGACGCACAGGACGCCACCGAGATGCTTAAAGCAGCTATTGGCTATGTGAGATCATACGGGGATGTGCATATCCTTTCTGAATTTGAACTTTCTATGAAGGAATGGATTAAGGCACAAGATTTACAAACTGGCGCAATCTTGTGGCCAATGCGTATTGCGTTGTCCGGTAATAAGGTTTCCCCAAGTCCATTTGAACTCGTTTATGCCCTTGGGGCAGAGGAGTCCCTACGCCGTATGGAGATGGCCATTGTCTTACTACAAGGTTCTCGCTAA